One Branchiostoma floridae strain S238N-H82 chromosome 1, Bfl_VNyyK, whole genome shotgun sequence genomic region harbors:
- the LOC118424654 gene encoding serine hydrolase RBBP9-like: MAVPGSVHQVLEDVLFYVICVLLAMQIVSTLLRIDLYRTGGAMAARAERAVIVPGNGAGDVYNSNWYDWVKSNLDDIPNFQCTLKNMPDPVMARENIWIPFMREELQCDERTIVIGHSSGAEAAMRYAEQYQVFGIVLVSACVTDLGDENERASGYYSRPWQWDKVKANTRWVVQFGSRDDPFIPWEEQQQVAQGLSTELHKFANRGHFMSYDFPELVEVVKTHVDQ; encoded by the exons ATGGCTGTCCCGGGGAGTGTCCACCAGGTGCTTGAGGACGTCCTGTTCTATGTCATCTGTGTCCTTCTCGCCATGCAAATAGTTTCCACCCTGCTGCGGATCGACCTGTACAGGACAGGCGGGGCGATGGCCGCGCGGGCGGAGAGGGCGGTTATCGTCCCCGGCAACGGGGCGGGAGACGTGTACAACAGCAACTGGTACGATTGGGTCAAGAGCAACCTGGACGAC ATTCCTAATTTCCAGTGCACTCTGAAGAACATGCCGGATCCAG TGATGGCCAGAGAGAACATCTGGATCCCTTTCATGCGTGAGGAGCTGCAGTGTGATGAGAGAACCATCGTCATTGGTCACAGCTCGGGAGCGGAGGCTGCTATGAG ATATGCTGAACAGTACCAGGTGTTTGGCATCGTGTTGGTGTCCGCGTGTGTCACAGACTTGGGGGATGAAAATGAAAGAGCGAGTG GTTACTACAGCCGACCTTGGCAGTGGGACAAGGTCAAGGCAAACACCAGATGGGTGGTGCAGTTCGGCTCACGGGACGATCCATTCATCCCGTGGGAGGAGCAGCAGCAG GTAGCGCAGGGTCTCAGCACGGAGCTGCACAAGTTTGCCAACAGGGGCCACTTCATGTCGTACGACTTCCCGGAACTGGTGGAGGTGGTCAAGACCCACGTGGACCAATAA